The proteins below come from a single Triticum aestivum cultivar Chinese Spring chromosome 5D, IWGSC CS RefSeq v2.1, whole genome shotgun sequence genomic window:
- the LOC123122367 gene encoding BTB/POZ and MATH domain-containing protein 2: MSFAGVSVVDSAKHCTCDTSAVYAGADSGYHLLMVRDYSRTKVQLPTGESATTGLFTVGEYDWYIEYYPNGENPNCRDFVSLYVTRHTLYDCEGEEDVEAKFSFSLVDQLEKHKPVYIHGTNKTCTFSSSAPSWGSDRFVRRDALERSAHLKGDCLTIRCDIMVVCKDHKIEDAAGTVPDINQHFGHLLQNKVGADVTFEVGGETFAAHRCVLAARSKVFMAQLFGPMKEGATTSSVIQIKDMEAKVFRALLSFIYTDSLPAMEKDSMEEDEMSEVMDEGREEAAEFEMWLQWLEDLFVAADRYDLQLLKLICEKQLSEHISVSSVTSTLALAEKHHCCGLKEACLKFIQVQSPSCLQTVMATSGWDHIAVTYPWVVKEFIAKLASNQRKKNIIIGKELFDLPSSRYSTCLPGKGPSSNPEAICGHFQGASAKSNVKRQCLYLFNCASNMNYFSPHLAWILVSLGFL; this comes from the exons ATGTCGTTCGCCGGCGTGTCGGTCGTCGACAGCGCCAAGCACTGCACCTGCGACACGTCGGCCGTCTACGCCGGCGCGGACAGCGGGTACCACCTGCTTATGGTCAGGGACTACTCGCGTACCAAGGTTCAGTTGCCCACCGGCGAGAGCGCCACCACCGGCCTTTTCACGGTGGGAGAATATGATTGGTACATCGAGTACTACCCCAACGGAGAAAACCCAAACTGCCGGGACTTCGTTTCGCTCTACGTCACGAGGCATACCCTCTACGACTGCGAGGGCGAAGAGGATGTGGAGGCCAAGTTCAGCTTCAGTCTCGTCGACCAGCTTGAGAAGCACAAGCCAGTGTACATTCATGGAACCAATAAGACTTGCACCTTCTCCAGCAGTGCTCCCTCCTGGGGCAGCGACAGATTTGTGAGAAGAGACGCCCTGGAACGATCGGCGCATCTAAAGGGTGATTGTCTCACCATCCGGTGCGACATCATGGTTGTTTGCAAGGATCACAAAATCGAGGATGCCGCTGGCACCGTACCTGACATAAACCAGCATTTTGGCCACCTCCTTCAAAACAAGGTGGGTGCTGATGTGACATTTGAGGTCGGTGGCGAGACGTTCGCTGCGCACCGGTGTGTGCTTGCAGCCCGGTCCAAAGTGTTCATGGCGCAGCTCTTTGGCCCCATGAAGGAGGGCGCCACAACATCCAGCGTCATACAGATCAAAGACATGGAAGCAAAAGTGTTCAGGGCTTTGCTAAGCTTCATCTACACAGATTCACTCCCTGCGATGGAGAAGGACAGCATGGAGGAGGATGAAATGTCAGAAGTTATGGACGAAGGGCGAGAAGAAGCAGCAGAGTTTGAAATGTGGCTGCAATGGTTGGAAGATTTGTTTGTGGCGGCAGACAGATACGATCTCCAACTGCTCAAGTTAATCTGTGAAAAGCAGTTGTCTGAGCACATAAGTGTGAGCTCAGTGACGTCCACTCTTGCTCTAGCTGAGAAGCACCACTGCTGTGGATTGAAGGAGGCGTGCTTGAAGTTTATCCAAGTGCAGTCTCCCTCGTGCTTGCAAACAGTAATGGCAACTAGTGGCTGGGATCATATAGCAGTGACCTATCCCTGGGTTgtgaaggagttcattgccaagcTTGCTTCGAACCAGCGCAA GAAAAATATAATTATTGGAAAGGAACTGTTTGACCTGCCTTCATCACGCTATAGTACCTGCCTTCCTGGCAAG GGACCTTCATCAAATCCTGAGGCTATCTGTGGTCACTTTCAAGGGGCTTCTGCAAAATCTAATGTGAAGCGGCAATGTCTTTATTTATTTAACTGTGCATCTAATATGAATTATTTCAGCCCTCACT TAGCCTGGATACTTGTCAGCTTGGGTTTCCTGTGA
- the LOC123122366 gene encoding DNA-(apurinic or apyrimidinic site) endonuclease 2 isoform X2 — MVKIVTYNVNGLRPRVAQHGSLRRLLDSLDADIICFQETKLSRQDLSGDVIMAEGYEAFISCNRSSRGRGPYSGVATFCRVTSAFASQEVALPVAAEEGFAGLQGSAKDNEVIGDFVLDMPMDEEDLGEITREELLRVDNEGRCIITDHGHFVLFNIYGPSIGEDDEERIRFKLLFYKILQKRWEFLLALGKRVFVVGDLNIAPSSIDRCDASPGFEKQMTGAYTCFNQKVGAEEYNYGSRIDHILISGACFHDCNSVEDHSIFHCHVADCEIMNHFRRGDSGNISKWKGGRSSKLEGSDHIPVYMILNGIPELPAHNTPPSAARYLPEIRGRQQSIVSFLSKGKLCEAEDGPGLNISRDRANESCCSDDLERRSISKEELATGITEFSKGVNQPSPTSKRRNLDHWINEGSSGSSQNSNVTLLAAQGMKTSFSGIKSMSNKKNKHNLSSQPTIKSFFRRPETKPGDANINSLASSVGTVPSSVDTIPKMDELCSPKDDSLQENIQCTASAEDPDNLDISSSLSTDKCNIATLEWQRIQQRMKMTLPLCKGHREPCIPRSVKKGSNIGRLFYVCARAQGPSSNPEANCNHFQWASVKSKGKRQ; from the exons ATGGTGAAGATAGTGACGTACAACGTGAACGGGCTGCGGCCGCGGGTGGCGCAGCACGGctcgctccgccgcctcctcgaCTCGCTCGACGCCGACATCATCTGCTTCCAG GAGACCAAATTGTCTAGGCAGGACTTGTCTGGGGATGTCATAATGGCCGAGGGATACGAGGCTTTTATTTCGTGCAATCGTTCTTCGAGAGGGCGTGGACCATACTCTG GTGTTGCAACGTTTTGCCGGGTGACATCAGCATTTGCCAGTCAGGAGGTTGCTTTGCCGGTAGCAGCTGAAGAAGGCTTTGCTGGATTACAGGGCTCTGCAAAGGACAATGAAGTTATTGGGGATTTTGTTCTTGATATGCCTATGGATGAGGAAGATCTTGGCGAAATAACAAGAGAGGAGCTGCTCAGGGTGGACAATGAGGGGCGATGTATCATCACTGACCATGGACATTTTG TTCTTTTCAATATATATGGCCCATCTATTGGAGAAGATGATGAAGAACGGATTCGTTTTAAGCTACTGTTTTACAAGATATTGCAG AAACGATGGGAATTTCTATTGGCTCTTGGAAAGAGAGTCTTCGTTGTTGGAGATTTGAATATTGCTCCTAGTTCGATAGATAGGTGTGACGCATCTCCTGGATTTGAGAAGCAAAT GACGGGAGCTTATACTTGCTTTAATCAAAAAGTTGGAGCTGAAGAATACAATTACGGTTCTAGAATAGACCACATTCTCATTTCTGGTGCCTGTTTTCATGACTGcaattcggtggaagatcatagcATTTTCCATTGCCATGTTGCTGATTGTGAGATAATGAATCATTTCAGAAGAGGGGATTCAGGAAATATCTCAAA gtggaaaggagggagaagtaGTAAGCTAGAAGGGTCTGATCATATTCCAGTTTATATGATACTGAACGGAATACCTGAACTTCCTGCCCATAATACCCCACCATCAGCTGCAAGATATCTCCCAGAAATCCGTGGGCGGCAACAGAGTATAG TATCATTCCTCAGTAAAGGAAAATTGTGCGAAGCTGAAGATGGCCCAGGTTTAAACATATCCAGGGATAGAGCAAATGAAAGCTGCTGCAGTGATGACCTGGAAAGGAGAAGCATTTCCAAGGAAGAATTAGCAACTGGTATAACCGAGTTTTCTAAAGGTGTTAACCAACCTAGTCCGACGTCTAAACGGAGGAATCTTGATCATTGGATAAATGAAGGTTCAAGTGGCAGCTCCCAAAATAGCAATGTAACATTACTGGCAGCACAAGGTATGAAAACTTCCTTTTCTGGTATCAAGTCTATGTCTAACAAGAAGAACAAGCATAACTTATCCTCACAGCCAACAATCAAGTCATTTTTTCGAAGACCAGAAACAAAGCCAGGGGATGCCAATATCAATAGCTTAGCTAGTTCAGTAGGTACAGTACCTAGTTCAGTAGATACAATACCTAAAATGGATGAATTATGTTCTCCAAAAGATGATAGTCTGCAAGAAAACATCCAGTGTACAGCTTCAGCTGAAGATCCGGATAACTTAGACATATCATCttcactttcaactgataaatgcAATATTGCAACATTGGAGTGGCAAAGAATACAACAGAGAATGAAAATGACCCTACCACTTTGCAAAGGACACCGTGAACCTTGCATTCCAAGGTCTGTGAAGAAGGGCTCCAATATCGGCCGCTTATTCTATGTCTGTGCCCGTGCTCAG GGACCTTCATCAAATCCAGAAGCGAACTGCAATCACTTTCAATGGGCCTCTGTAAAATCTAAAGGGAAGCGGCAATGA
- the LOC123122366 gene encoding DNA-(apurinic or apyrimidinic site) endonuclease 2 isoform X1 has protein sequence MVKIVTYNVNGLRPRVAQHGSLRRLLDSLDADIICFQETKLSRQDLSGDVIMAEGYEAFISCNRSSRGRGPYSGVATFCRVTSAFASQEVALPVAAEEGFAGLQGSAKDNEVIGDFVLDMPMDEEDLGEITREELLRVDNEGRCIITDHGHFVLFNIYGPSIGEDDEERIRFKLLFYKILQKRWEFLLALGKRVFVVGDLNIAPSSIDRCDASPGFEKQMFREWLRSMLREHGGPFFDAFRSKHPERTGAYTCFNQKVGAEEYNYGSRIDHILISGACFHDCNSVEDHSIFHCHVADCEIMNHFRRGDSGNISKWKGGRSSKLEGSDHIPVYMILNGIPELPAHNTPPSAARYLPEIRGRQQSIVSFLSKGKLCEAEDGPGLNISRDRANESCCSDDLERRSISKEELATGITEFSKGVNQPSPTSKRRNLDHWINEGSSGSSQNSNVTLLAAQGMKTSFSGIKSMSNKKNKHNLSSQPTIKSFFRRPETKPGDANINSLASSVGTVPSSVDTIPKMDELCSPKDDSLQENIQCTASAEDPDNLDISSSLSTDKCNIATLEWQRIQQRMKMTLPLCKGHREPCIPRSVKKGSNIGRLFYVCARAQGPSSNPEANCNHFQWASVKSKGKRQ, from the exons ATGGTGAAGATAGTGACGTACAACGTGAACGGGCTGCGGCCGCGGGTGGCGCAGCACGGctcgctccgccgcctcctcgaCTCGCTCGACGCCGACATCATCTGCTTCCAG GAGACCAAATTGTCTAGGCAGGACTTGTCTGGGGATGTCATAATGGCCGAGGGATACGAGGCTTTTATTTCGTGCAATCGTTCTTCGAGAGGGCGTGGACCATACTCTG GTGTTGCAACGTTTTGCCGGGTGACATCAGCATTTGCCAGTCAGGAGGTTGCTTTGCCGGTAGCAGCTGAAGAAGGCTTTGCTGGATTACAGGGCTCTGCAAAGGACAATGAAGTTATTGGGGATTTTGTTCTTGATATGCCTATGGATGAGGAAGATCTTGGCGAAATAACAAGAGAGGAGCTGCTCAGGGTGGACAATGAGGGGCGATGTATCATCACTGACCATGGACATTTTG TTCTTTTCAATATATATGGCCCATCTATTGGAGAAGATGATGAAGAACGGATTCGTTTTAAGCTACTGTTTTACAAGATATTGCAG AAACGATGGGAATTTCTATTGGCTCTTGGAAAGAGAGTCTTCGTTGTTGGAGATTTGAATATTGCTCCTAGTTCGATAGATAGGTGTGACGCATCTCCTGGATTTGAGAAGCAAAT GTTTCGGGAGTGGCTGAGATCCATGTTAAGAGAACATGGGGGTCCCTTTTTTGACGCTTTCAGATCAAAGCACCCTGAAAG GACGGGAGCTTATACTTGCTTTAATCAAAAAGTTGGAGCTGAAGAATACAATTACGGTTCTAGAATAGACCACATTCTCATTTCTGGTGCCTGTTTTCATGACTGcaattcggtggaagatcatagcATTTTCCATTGCCATGTTGCTGATTGTGAGATAATGAATCATTTCAGAAGAGGGGATTCAGGAAATATCTCAAA gtggaaaggagggagaagtaGTAAGCTAGAAGGGTCTGATCATATTCCAGTTTATATGATACTGAACGGAATACCTGAACTTCCTGCCCATAATACCCCACCATCAGCTGCAAGATATCTCCCAGAAATCCGTGGGCGGCAACAGAGTATAG TATCATTCCTCAGTAAAGGAAAATTGTGCGAAGCTGAAGATGGCCCAGGTTTAAACATATCCAGGGATAGAGCAAATGAAAGCTGCTGCAGTGATGACCTGGAAAGGAGAAGCATTTCCAAGGAAGAATTAGCAACTGGTATAACCGAGTTTTCTAAAGGTGTTAACCAACCTAGTCCGACGTCTAAACGGAGGAATCTTGATCATTGGATAAATGAAGGTTCAAGTGGCAGCTCCCAAAATAGCAATGTAACATTACTGGCAGCACAAGGTATGAAAACTTCCTTTTCTGGTATCAAGTCTATGTCTAACAAGAAGAACAAGCATAACTTATCCTCACAGCCAACAATCAAGTCATTTTTTCGAAGACCAGAAACAAAGCCAGGGGATGCCAATATCAATAGCTTAGCTAGTTCAGTAGGTACAGTACCTAGTTCAGTAGATACAATACCTAAAATGGATGAATTATGTTCTCCAAAAGATGATAGTCTGCAAGAAAACATCCAGTGTACAGCTTCAGCTGAAGATCCGGATAACTTAGACATATCATCttcactttcaactgataaatgcAATATTGCAACATTGGAGTGGCAAAGAATACAACAGAGAATGAAAATGACCCTACCACTTTGCAAAGGACACCGTGAACCTTGCATTCCAAGGTCTGTGAAGAAGGGCTCCAATATCGGCCGCTTATTCTATGTCTGTGCCCGTGCTCAG GGACCTTCATCAAATCCAGAAGCGAACTGCAATCACTTTCAATGGGCCTCTGTAAAATCTAAAGGGAAGCGGCAATGA
- the LOC123122366 gene encoding DNA-(apurinic or apyrimidinic site) endonuclease 2 isoform X3, producing MPMDEEDLGEITREELLRVDNEGRCIITDHGHFVLFNIYGPSIGEDDEERIRFKLLFYKILQKRWEFLLALGKRVFVVGDLNIAPSSIDRCDASPGFEKQMFREWLRSMLREHGGPFFDAFRSKHPERTGAYTCFNQKVGAEEYNYGSRIDHILISGACFHDCNSVEDHSIFHCHVADCEIMNHFRRGDSGNISKWKGGRSSKLEGSDHIPVYMILNGIPELPAHNTPPSAARYLPEIRGRQQSIVSFLSKGKLCEAEDGPGLNISRDRANESCCSDDLERRSISKEELATGITEFSKGVNQPSPTSKRRNLDHWINEGSSGSSQNSNVTLLAAQGMKTSFSGIKSMSNKKNKHNLSSQPTIKSFFRRPETKPGDANINSLASSVGTVPSSVDTIPKMDELCSPKDDSLQENIQCTASAEDPDNLDISSSLSTDKCNIATLEWQRIQQRMKMTLPLCKGHREPCIPRSVKKGSNIGRLFYVCARAQGPSSNPEANCNHFQWASVKSKGKRQ from the exons ATGCCTATGGATGAGGAAGATCTTGGCGAAATAACAAGAGAGGAGCTGCTCAGGGTGGACAATGAGGGGCGATGTATCATCACTGACCATGGACATTTTG TTCTTTTCAATATATATGGCCCATCTATTGGAGAAGATGATGAAGAACGGATTCGTTTTAAGCTACTGTTTTACAAGATATTGCAG AAACGATGGGAATTTCTATTGGCTCTTGGAAAGAGAGTCTTCGTTGTTGGAGATTTGAATATTGCTCCTAGTTCGATAGATAGGTGTGACGCATCTCCTGGATTTGAGAAGCAAAT GTTTCGGGAGTGGCTGAGATCCATGTTAAGAGAACATGGGGGTCCCTTTTTTGACGCTTTCAGATCAAAGCACCCTGAAAG GACGGGAGCTTATACTTGCTTTAATCAAAAAGTTGGAGCTGAAGAATACAATTACGGTTCTAGAATAGACCACATTCTCATTTCTGGTGCCTGTTTTCATGACTGcaattcggtggaagatcatagcATTTTCCATTGCCATGTTGCTGATTGTGAGATAATGAATCATTTCAGAAGAGGGGATTCAGGAAATATCTCAAA gtggaaaggagggagaagtaGTAAGCTAGAAGGGTCTGATCATATTCCAGTTTATATGATACTGAACGGAATACCTGAACTTCCTGCCCATAATACCCCACCATCAGCTGCAAGATATCTCCCAGAAATCCGTGGGCGGCAACAGAGTATAG TATCATTCCTCAGTAAAGGAAAATTGTGCGAAGCTGAAGATGGCCCAGGTTTAAACATATCCAGGGATAGAGCAAATGAAAGCTGCTGCAGTGATGACCTGGAAAGGAGAAGCATTTCCAAGGAAGAATTAGCAACTGGTATAACCGAGTTTTCTAAAGGTGTTAACCAACCTAGTCCGACGTCTAAACGGAGGAATCTTGATCATTGGATAAATGAAGGTTCAAGTGGCAGCTCCCAAAATAGCAATGTAACATTACTGGCAGCACAAGGTATGAAAACTTCCTTTTCTGGTATCAAGTCTATGTCTAACAAGAAGAACAAGCATAACTTATCCTCACAGCCAACAATCAAGTCATTTTTTCGAAGACCAGAAACAAAGCCAGGGGATGCCAATATCAATAGCTTAGCTAGTTCAGTAGGTACAGTACCTAGTTCAGTAGATACAATACCTAAAATGGATGAATTATGTTCTCCAAAAGATGATAGTCTGCAAGAAAACATCCAGTGTACAGCTTCAGCTGAAGATCCGGATAACTTAGACATATCATCttcactttcaactgataaatgcAATATTGCAACATTGGAGTGGCAAAGAATACAACAGAGAATGAAAATGACCCTACCACTTTGCAAAGGACACCGTGAACCTTGCATTCCAAGGTCTGTGAAGAAGGGCTCCAATATCGGCCGCTTATTCTATGTCTGTGCCCGTGCTCAG GGACCTTCATCAAATCCAGAAGCGAACTGCAATCACTTTCAATGGGCCTCTGTAAAATCTAAAGGGAAGCGGCAATGA
- the LOC123122368 gene encoding aspartate--tRNA ligase 2, cytoplasmic, with protein sequence MSSEPEKAPPAPEAGVPAATVSNKQRKRDARKAEKAAKYAQAHAQQKPAAEDPSPEHEKQKQQQPAAAEDDPSAANYGDVLPGEILPAAVPDGPWAEIGHLDTAAAGRSVLVRATAQAVYRGSKTKNVAFLKLRQGMSTVQCVLAGSAQMALFALSLPKESIVVVEGAVALLDEPLSYTTVQEVEIKVRKLYCISRADPKLPISVEDAGRSSAEFAKAEAKGVPLPRVGQDTRLDYRVIDVRTPTGQAIFRIQHQVENKFREHLSSKDFIGIHTPKLISGSSEGGAAVFKLEYKNGKSACLAQSPQLHKQMAICGGFRRVFEVGPVFRAEDSNTHRHLCEFVGLDAEMEIMRHYFEVCDIVDGLFVEIFRHLNENCKRELEAINRQYPFEPLKYLESTLRLSYEEGIQMLKEAGTEIEPMGDLNTEAEKKLGQLVREKYDTEFFILYRYPLAARPFYTMPCYENPAYSNSFDVFLRGEEIISGAQRIHEPELLAKRAAEHGIGKSSIKSYVDSFRYGAPPHGGFGVGLERVVMLFCGLSNVRLASLFPRDPQRLSP encoded by the exons ATGTCTTCCGAGCCCGAGAAAGCGCCGCCCGCCCCCGAAGCGGGCGTCCCCGCAGCCACCGTCAGCAATAAGCAACGGAAGAGGGACGCCAggaaggccgagaaggcggccaagTACGCGCAGGCGCACGCGCAGCAGAAGCCCGCCGCCGAGGACCCCTCGCCGGAGCACGAgaagcagaagcagcagcagcccgccgccgccgaggacgacCCCTCGGCGGCCAACTACGGCGACGTCCTCCCCGGGGAGATCCTCCCCGCGGCGGTCCCCGACGGACCGTGGGCCGAGATCGGCCACCTCGACACGGCCGCCGCCGGCCGCTCCGTGCTGGTCCGCGCGACGGCGCAGGCGGTCTACCGCGGGTCCAAGACCAAGAACGTGGCCTTCCTCAAGCTGCGGCAGGGGATGAGCACCGTGCAGTGCGTGCTCGCCGGCAGCGCGCAGATGGCGCTCTTCGCCTTGTCCCTCCCCAAGGAGTCGATCGTCGTCGTGGAGGGCGCCGTCGCCCTCCTCGACGAGCCCCTCAGCTACACCACAGTGCAAGAG GTGGAGATTAAGGTGAGGAAGCTCTACTGCATCAGCAGGGCCGACCCGAAGCTACCCATCAGCGTCGAGGACGCCGGCCGGAGTTCGGCGGAGTTTGCAAAAGCTGAAGCA AAGGGAGTGCCACTTCCCCGCGTTGGTCAGGACACACGCTTGGACTATCGAGTTATTGATGTGCGGACACCGACCGGTCAAGCCATTTTCCGTATACAGCATCAAGTTGAAAAC AAATTCAGGGAACATTTGTCGTCAAAAGATTTTATCGGGATCCACACTCCAAAGCTGATTTCTGGGTCAAGTGAAGGTGGAGCAGCAGTATTCAAACTTGAATATAAGAATGGCAAGTCTGCTTGTTTGGCACAATCCCCTCAGCTGCACAAGCAGATGGCTATCTGTGGTGGGTTCCGTCGTGTATTTGAGGTTGGGCCCGTGTTTCGTGCAGAAGACTCCAACACACATAGGCATCTGTGTGAGTTTGTTGGTTTGGACGCTGAAATGGAGATTATGAGGCACTACTTTGAG GTTTGCGATATTGTGGATGGATTATTTGTAGAAATTTTCAGACACTTGAATGAAAATTGCAAGAGGGAACTTGAGGCAATTAATAGGCAGTATCCATTTGAACCACTGAAG TACCTAGAAAGTACCTTGAGGCTCAGTTACGAGGAAGGAATACAAATGTTGAAG GAAGCTGGAACAGAAATTGAGCCTATGGGTGACCTCAACACTGAAGCTGAGAAAAAACTTGGTCAGCTTGTTAGGGAGAA GTATGACACTGAGTTTTTCATTCTCTATCGATATCCTTTGGCGGCACGCCCCTTCTACACCATGCCTTGCTATGAAAACCCAGCGTACAGCAACTCTTTTGATGTCTTCCTTCGAG GCGAGGAAATAATTTCCGGAGCACAAAGAATACATGAACCCGAGCTGCTGGCCAAACGTGCGGCCGAGCATGGAATCGGGAAGAGTTCCATCAAGTCATACGTCGACTCATTCAG GTACGGCGCACCTCCTCATGGCGGGTTCGGGGTCGGGCTGGAGAGAGTGGTCATGCTGTTCTGCGGACTGAGCAACGTCCGGCTGGCATCGCTTTTCCCTCGTGACCCGCAGAGGCTGAGCCCATGA